In one Capricornis sumatraensis isolate serow.1 chromosome 1, serow.2, whole genome shotgun sequence genomic region, the following are encoded:
- the CAMSAP1 gene encoding calmodulin-regulated spectrin-associated protein 1: protein MADSLYNIRLLREFSNEHLNKCFYLTLEDMLYAPLVLKPNVMVFIAELFWWFENVKPDFVQPRDVQELKDAKSVSHPKSSRPPVPISNATKRSFLGSPAAASPADPQPPAPPHHLQLGEPEPLGKGASAFSPSHPLLPLRQKQQKTVQGEDPPDQRHRSSSLTRADSQPRGAAIAWTEKKNRPVSQPAPFALHHTASCDMDPSGGDSVSLARSISKDSLASSVVHLTPQNQPQPAALRTDGRSLLSNVDIEDEDEELLAIVRTDMARQGGDPGPMAGARSPQRLADAFESKPDSFFLEPLMPAVLRPAKEKQVVTKEDECGEGRPRAFTSRRSGDGHQPLGRKKAPGSHVARDLNRTFTPISCSEMSAGFDAVPADVGPQVAGDTHGGPLAGSSFDPSSQGQSADGFFLHVGRADKDAEGRLYMSCARSPGALGPDTWAVLRQDSDSDVADLDEAEQDFAGEEHPVARAGYGGEEESAKLQEDLKVREHDDKDDASGRSSPCLSTVSQTSSASMASGSAKMTSFAERKLQRLNSCETKSSASSSQKTTPDASESCPAPLTTWKQRREQSPSRAGGDHASLLASELLQLHMQLEEKRRAIEAQKKKVEALSARQRLQLGKAAFLHVVKKGRADAAQQPLKAASLAGEHAQHNGDDFLGKEEGRGALLGSPDVDGEGLALVQPQKARDPAGLPELERGKALSAVLLEDAEGVDVGECDLSIEKLNETISTLQQAILRISQQQEQLLLKSPTMPSPGPRNGSQDPKAKAAIHFVEPLSPTALTGHRKPPRLGQGRNARSGRPAELKVPKERQQGSSRSKTPTPGLETAPPHLRSFPPRTPPEPGWDGLSEPGSEAAEKCAFDSYRLHDESNQRMLVLSSSRDANVLSEQAGFREGLEGSVKEVGLSTLTAPGKENVPLDEPPRSKASLIEVDLSDLKAPDEDGETEGRDSSVDLGSEGDQKPGVGFFFKDEQKADDELAKKRAAFLLKQQRKAEEARVRRQQLEAEVELKRDEARRKAEEDRIRKEEEKARRELIKQEYLRRKQQQILEEQGLGKPKARPRKPRPKSVHREEPGSDLEPKSASPPDNLSRAQSGSSLSLASAATTEPESVHSGGTPSQRVESLEALPVLSRNPSRSTDRDWETASAASSLASVAEYTGPKLFKEPSSKSNKPIIHNAISHCCLAGKVNEPHKNSILEELEKCDANHYIILFRDAGCQFRALYCYYPDTEEICKLTGTGPKSIAKKMIDKLYKYSSDRKQFSLIPAKTMSVSVDALTIHNHLWQPKRPSAPKKTQTRK from the exons ATGGCTGACAGTCTGTATAACATTCGGCTTCTGAGAGAATTCTCCAATGAACACCTTAACAAATGCTTCTATCTCACCCTAGAGGATATGCTGTACGCCCCTTTAGTGCTGAAG ccaaatGTTATGGTTTTTATTGCCGAGCTCTTCTGGTGGTTTGAGAACGTCAAACCAGATTTTGTCCAGCCCAGGGATGTTCAGGAACTGAAGGATG CTAAATCAGTGTCGCACCCCAAAAGCAGCCGGCCCCCAGTTCCCATCTCCAACGCCACCAAGCGCAGCTTCCTGGGCAGCCCTGCAGCGGCGAGCCCGGCCGACCCgcagccccccgccccgccgcacCACCTGCAGCTCGGGGAGCCTGAGCCCCT GGGGAAGGGAGCCTCTGCTTTTAGCCCATCACACCCTTTACTGCCACTGAGGCAGAAGCAGCAGAAGACGGTGCAGGGAGAGGACCCCCCAG ACCAGCGACACCGATCCAGTTCCTTGACCCGAGCCGACAGTCAGCCCCGAGGAGCAGCCATAGCATGgacggaaaaaaaaaacag GCCTGTGTCTCAGCCAGCGCCCTTTGCCCTCCACCACACCGCGAGCTGTGACATGGACCCTAGCGGTGGTGACAGCGTCAGCCTGGCCCGCTCCATCAGCAAGGACAGCCTGGCTTCCAGCGTCGTCCACCTGACCCCGCAAAACCAGCCCCAGCCCGCAGCCCTCAGGACCGATGGGAGGAGCCTCCTGAGCAACGTTGACATTGAGGACGAAGACGAGGAACTCCTGGCCATCGTGAGGACGGACATGGCTCGCCAGGGTGGTGACCCTGGCCCGATGGCCGGTGCCAGGTCTCCCCAGCGGCTAGCAGACGCCTTCGAAAGTAAGCCCGACAGCTTCTTCCTGGAGCCATTGATGCCGGCCGTGCTCAGGCCAGCCAAGGAGAAGCAGGTGGTCACCAAGGAGGACGAATGTGGAGAGGGGCGGCCCCGGGCCTTCACGTCCAGGAGGTCTGGCGATGGCCACCAGCCTCTGGGGCGGAAGAAGGCGCCTGGCAGTCACGTCGCTCGGGACTTGAACAGGACTTTCACCCCCATCTCCTGTTCAGAGATGTCTGCAGGCTTTGACGCCGTGCCCGCTGACGTGGGGCCCCAGGTGGCGGGGGACACGCATGGTGGGCCTCTGGCTGGCAGCAGTTTTGACCCATCGTCTCAGGGACAGTCCGCCGACGGCTTCTTCCTTCATGTAGGCAGAGCCGACAAGGACGCGGAGGGCAGGCTCTACATGAGCTGCGCACGGAGCCCCGGCGCCCTTGGCCCGGACACCTGGGCTGTCCTGCGGCAGGACTCTGACTCGGACGTTGCAGACCTGGACGAGGCCGAGCAGGACTTTGCTGGCGAGGAGCACCCTGTGGCGAGGGCCGGGTACGGCGGGGAGGAGGAGTCCGCGAAGCTGCAGGAGGACCTGAAGGTGAGGGAGCACGACGACAAGGACGATGCCAGCGGCCGCTCCAGCCCGTGCCTGAGCACCGTCTCCCAGACCAGCAGCGCGTCCATGGCCAGCGGGAGCGCGAAGATGACCAGCTTTGCCGAGAGGAAGCTCCAGCGGCTCAACAGCTGTGAGACCAAGTCGAGCGCGAGCAGCTCCCAGAAGACCACGCCCGATGCCTCGGAGAGCTGCCCGGCCCCGCTGACCACGTGGAAGCAGAGGCGGGAGCAGAGCCCGAGCCGGGCGGGCGGGGACCACGCCAGCCTGCTGGCCTCCGAGCTGCTGCAGCTGCACATGCAGCTGGAGGAGAAGCGCAGGGCCATCGAGGCGCAGAAGAAGAAGGTGGAGGCGCTGTCGGCGCGGCAGCGGCTGCAGCTGGGCAAGGCAGCCTTCCTGCACGTGGTCAAGAAGGGCCGGGCCGACGCTGCCCAGCAGCCGCTGAAAGCAGCGTCCCTCGCAGGGGAGCACGCCCAGCACAACGGGGACGACTTCCTCGGCAAGGAGGAGGGCCGGGGAGCGCTGCTGGGGTCTCCGGATGTGGACGGGGAGGGCCTGGCTCTCGTCCAGCCGCAAAAAGCCCGGGACCCCGCCGGCCTCCCCGAGCTGGAGCGTGGCAAGGCGCTGTCGGCGGTGCTCCTAGAGGACGCCGAGGGCGTGGACGTGGGCGAGTGCGACCTGTCCATCGAGAAGCTAAACGAGACCATCAGCACGTTGCAGCAGGCCATCCTCAGGATCtcccagcagcaggagcagctgcTGCTCAAGTCCCCCACCATGCCCTCACCCGGGCCCCGCAATGGCTCCCAGGACCCCAAGGCCAAGGCGGCCATCCACTTTGTTGAGCCGCTCTCTCCAACAGCCCTGACCGGTCACCGCAAGCCCCCTCGCCTCGGTCAGGGCCGGAATGCCCGGTCAGGGAGACCGGCTGAGCTGAAGGTGCCGAAGGAGCGACAGCAGGGTTCCTCTCGGAGCAAgacccccacccctggcctcgaGACTGCCCCCCCACACTTGCGGTCCTTCCCGCCTCGGACGCCCCCCGAGCCGGGCTGGGACGGGCTCAGTGAGCCCGGGAGTGAGGCTGCAGAGAAGTGCGCCTTTGACAGTTACCGACTGCACGACGAGAGCAACCAGCGGATGCTCGTCCTGTCGTCCTCCCGAGACGCCAACGTCCTGTCTGAGCAGGCGGGCTTcagggaggggctggaaggcagtgtGAAGGAGGTGGGGCTCAGCACCCTGACCGCACCTGGGAAGGAGAACGTGCCGCTGGACGAGCCCCCGCGCAGCAAGGCCAGCCTCATCGAGGTGGATCTCTCCGACCTGAAGGCCCCTGACGAGGACGGGGAGACGGAAGGCCGGGACAGCTCCGTGGACCTTGGCAGCGAGGGGGACCAGAAGCCGGGGGTTGGCTTCTTCTTCAAG GACGAGCAGAAGGCAGACGACGAGCTTGCCAAGAAGCGGGCGGCCTTCCTCCTGAAGCAACAGCGCAAGGCCGAGGAGGCCCGCGTGCGGAGGCAGCAGCTGGAGGCAGAGGTTGAGCTCAAGAGAGACGAGGCGCG GCGTAAAGCGGAGGAAGACCGGATCcgcaaggaggaggagaaggcgcGGAGGGAGCTGATCAAGCAGGAGTACCTGCGGCGGAAGCAGCAGCAGATCCTGGAGGAGCAGGGCCTGGGCAAGCCCAAGGCCAGGCCCAGGAAGCCGCGGCCCAAGTCCGTCCACCGGGAGGAGCCAGGCAGCGACCTGGAACCCAAGAGCGCCTCCCCCC CTGATAACCTGAGCCGGGCCCAGTCGGGCTCCAGCCTGTCGTTGGCCTCCGCAGCGACCACAGAGCCCGAGAGCGTGCATTCGGGGGGCACGCCTTCACAGCG AGTCGAGTCCCTGGAAGCCTTGCCCGTGCTGAGCCGCAACCCCAGCAGGAGCACTGACAGAGACTGGGAGACGGCGTCCGCCGCGTCCTCACTCGCCTCCGTGGCTGAGTACACAG GTCCCAAGCTGTTTAAGGAGCCCAGCAGCAAATCCAACAAGCCAATCATTCACAACGCTATATCCCATTGCTGTCTGGCAGGGAAAGTGAACGAACCTCACAAAAACTCAATATTAGAG GAGCTGGAGAAGTGTGACGCCAACCACTACATCATCCTGTTCCGGGACGCCGGCTGCCAGTTCCGGGCTCTCTACTGCTACTACCCCGACACCGAGGAGATCTGCAAACTGACGGGCACCGGGCCCAAGAGCATCGCCAAGAAGATGATCGACAAGCTGTATAAGTACAGCTCGGACCGGAAGCAGTTCAGCCTCATCCCGGCCAAGACCATGTCGGTCAGCGTGGACGCGCTCACCATCCACAACCACCTGTGGCAGCCCAAGCGGCCCTCGGCGCCAAAGAAGACGCAGACTCGCAAATGA